Genomic window (Cellulosilyticum lentocellum DSM 5427):
GTTCTTTAGGAAATGAATCAGTCAATTAATAAATAGATAAGGAGAAACGATGTGATTATTAAAAATGCGAAATTAGAAGATAAGGCTCAGTTAGTAGATATTAAAATTGAAAATGGGTGCTTTACTGAAATTGCTCCTATGATAGAAGCAGGAGAGCATGAAGAAATTATTGATGCTAAGGGATGGCTTGTAGTACCACCCTTTGTAGAACCACATATTCACTTAGATACAACCTTGACAGCAGGTGAGCCAAGATGGAATGAAAGCGGGACACTTTTTGAAGGTATTCAATGTTGGTCAGAGCGAAAAGAAGCTTTAAATAAAGAAGACGTTAAAAATAGAGCAAGACAAGCCATTAAATGGCAAGTGGCTAATGGGATTCAGTTTATCCGTACCCATGTAGATACAACAGATCCAGAATTAACAGCCATTAAAGCTTTAGTAGAACTAAGAGAAGAGCTAAAAGACTTTGTAACCTTGCAAATCGTTGCCTTCCCACAAGAAGGAATTTTATCTTATCCTAATGGATTAGAGCTATTAGAAGAAGCTTTAAAATTAGGGGCAGATGTTATTGGCGCCATTCCACACTTTGAATTTACTAGAGAATACGGGGTAGCCTCTATTGAGAAAATCTTTGAGCTAGCGAAAAAATATGATGTTTTAATTGATGTACATTGTGATGAAATTGATGATGAACAATCACGTTTTATTGAAGTAGTTGCTACTAAAGCTTATGAAAATCAAATGGGACATAAAGTAACAGCAAGCCATACAACAGCCATGCATTCTTATAATGGAGCATATGCTTATAAGCTGTTTAGACTGCTTAAAATGTCAGGCATTAATTTCGTAGCTAATCCACTGGTGAATATTCACTTACAAGGACGTTTTGACACTTATCCAAAACGTCGTGGGATTACGAGAGTGAAAGAAATGCTAGAAGCAGATATTAATGTATGCTTTGGTCATGATGATATCTTTGACCCATGGTATCCATTAGGGACAGGCAATATGCTTCAAGTGCTTCATATGGGCTTACATGTCTGCCAAATCATGGGCTATGGCCAAATTAATGAAAGCCTTAAGCTTATCGGAAAAAATAGTGCAAAAGCATTAAATATTCAAAACCAATATGGCATTGAAGTGGGTAAACCAGCCAACCTCATTATTCTTCCAGCAGAGAATGGGTATGATGCCGTAAGAAGACAAGTACCAGTTGCGTATTCTATAAGAAAAGGAAAGGTTATTGCTCAAACACAGATTAGTGAAACGACTGTTTATTTAGAGAAAGAAGAAGTGGTTGATTTTAAGAAATAGAAAAGACGGTTTTATAATTGAAATTATTTTATCAGTAGAATATAATGTTACTTAAAGATTAGCGTGCAATAATAGGAGACGATGTAATGAATGAATATGAAGTAATCAGTATTCCTGTATCAGATGGAACGGAGAGAGAGTTTGCAATTATGGATACCTTTGAGGTGAGACGTAAAACGTATATGGCGGTATCTTTAGTTGAAGAGGATGAAATTAAAGAAGGCGTATATATTTATCGTTATTATAATGCTGAAGATGGAGACGTGATTATAGAAGAGATTGCAGAACCTGATGAATACAGTAAAGCAGTAGCAGCATATGAAAAGAGATAGTTGATAAAGAACTGGTGCACTAAAATAAGTGCCCAGTTCTTTTTTACACCCGGTAGGAGTACAATCTACCGGGTGTAAGTAATGGAGAAAGCATTATAGAGGTTTGTTCTTATAAACTGCTTCAGTGGTAAACTCAATGCCAAGCTTCTTGAAAGTCTTCATATCAACAGGAGATAAGACTACAGTAGCGTGGAGCTGACAGCCAGCTAGTTTTGGAAGTTGCTCTAATGCTAATTTGGCATTTGAATCAGTGGCAGCACACATAGAAAGTGCAATTAGAACCTCGTCTGTATGTAAGAGGGGATTTTTACTACCTAAATAATGCGTTTTTAGGGTTTGAATGGGCTCTATAAAGTCAGGGGAGATAAGATGAATGGCATCATCAATGCCTCCGAGTACCTTAACTGCATTTAATAAAGCAGCAGAAGAAGCACCGAGAAGATCACCAGTCTTGCCAGTGACAATGCTGCCGTCTTGAAGCTCTAGGGCTATAGCAGGAGCTCCAGTTTCAGCAGCTAATGCATTAGCAACAGGTACAACCAACCTAGCATCAGTAGTGATTTTAGCTCGTTTCATCAATAGTTCGATTTTGTATACTTCCTCTTTGGTAGCTTCACCTTTGATTAAGCGGTTCATAGACTGGTAATAACGACGGATGATTTCTTGGTGAGAAGCCTCTTGACATACCTCATCATCGATAATACAGTTGCCGGCCATATTGA
Coding sequences:
- a CDS encoding cytosine deaminase, with product MIIKNAKLEDKAQLVDIKIENGCFTEIAPMIEAGEHEEIIDAKGWLVVPPFVEPHIHLDTTLTAGEPRWNESGTLFEGIQCWSERKEALNKEDVKNRARQAIKWQVANGIQFIRTHVDTTDPELTAIKALVELREELKDFVTLQIVAFPQEGILSYPNGLELLEEALKLGADVIGAIPHFEFTREYGVASIEKIFELAKKYDVLIDVHCDEIDDEQSRFIEVVATKAYENQMGHKVTASHTTAMHSYNGAYAYKLFRLLKMSGINFVANPLVNIHLQGRFDTYPKRRGITRVKEMLEADINVCFGHDDIFDPWYPLGTGNMLQVLHMGLHVCQIMGYGQINESLKLIGKNSAKALNIQNQYGIEVGKPANLIILPAENGYDAVRRQVPVAYSIRKGKVIAQTQISETTVYLEKEEVVDFKK
- a CDS encoding DUF1292 domain-containing protein, producing MNEYEVISIPVSDGTEREFAIMDTFEVRRKTYMAVSLVEEDEIKEGVYIYRYYNAEDGDVIIEEIAEPDEYSKAVAAYEKR